A genomic segment from Nicotiana tabacum cultivar K326 chromosome 9, ASM71507v2, whole genome shotgun sequence encodes:
- the LOC107814084 gene encoding uncharacterized protein LOC107814084 isoform X2 translates to MACLRRLRSSLLRTSFSHYGCKEGVGGGSYRQYSNLASSEHKILKLEDQENLLVNANDPLSEEEIVKIREEYNAAKERFLKIPDALKQMPKMNPKGVYVNKNVRLDSIEVYGFDYDYTLAHYSSNLQSLIYDLAKQHLVSEFKYPDTCLEFKYDPSFPIRGLYYDKSKGCLMKLDFFGSIELDGCYYGRRKLSREEIDEMYGTRHIGRDQARELVCLMDFFCFSEACLIADIVQHFVDAKLEFDARYVYEDVNRAIQYVHNSGLVHRGILADPPRYLVKNDQLLRFLRMLKDKGKKLFLLTNSPFYFVDGGMRFMLQDSLGQQDSWRELFDVVIAKANKPAFYKSDHPFRCYDVEKDTLAFTKVDAFFPGKIYYHGCLKTFLQITKWKGPEVIYFGDHLFSDLRGPSKAGWRTAAIIHELKNEIMIQNDNTYRFEQAKFHIIQELLGRLHATVTNRDTSETYKSLLRELNEERQKTRYKMKGMFNKSFGATFLTDTGQESAFAYHIHQYADIYTSKPENFLYYPPEAWLHVPFDIKIMPHHLKVPSNLFRN, encoded by the exons ATGGCATGCCTTCGCAGGCTCCGTTCTTCCCTTCTT AGGACAAGTTTTTCTCATTATGGATGTAAAGAAG GGGTTGGAGGAGGCAGTTATCGTCAATATAGTAATTTGGCTTCTTCAGAGCATAAAATATTGAAGTTGGAGGACCAAGAAAACTTGTTAGTAAATGCCAACGATCCACTTTCCGAGGAAGAAATTGTGAAAATTAGGGAAGAATATAATGCCGCGAAGGAGAGGTTTCTAAAGATTCCTGATGCGCTGAAACAAATGCCCAAAATGAATCCTAAAG GTGTATACGTCAATAAGAACGTGCGGTTGGATAGCATAGAAGTCTATGGATTCGACTATGATTACACGTTGGCGCATTATTCCTCCAATTTACAGAGCTTGATTTATGATCTTGCAAAACAACATCTAGTTAGTGAG TTCAAATATCCCGATACTTGCTTGGAATTCAAGTATGATCCTAGTTTTCCCATCAGAGGGTTATACTATGACAAATCGAAGGGGTGTCTTATGAAGTTGGACTTTTTTGGGTCAATTGAGCTTGATGGATGCTACTATGGCAGGCGCAAG CTCAGCCGGGAGGAAATAGATGAGATGTATGGTACAAGACATATTGGCCGTGATCAAGCGCGGGAACTAGTTTGTTTGATGGATTTCTTCTGTTTTAGTGAG GCATGCCTTATTGCTGACATTGTGCAACATTTCGTTGATGCTAAATTGGAATTTGATGCTCGTTATGTATATGAAGATGTGAATCGAGCGATACAGTATGTTCATAATAGCGGGTTAGTTCACAGAGGAATACTTGCTGATCCCCCTAGATACCTTGTAAAGAAT GATCAGCTACTACGCTTTCTAAGGATGCTGAAGgataaaggaaagaaactttTCTTGTTGACCAACTCTCCCTTTTATTTTGTGGATGGAGGGATGCGCTTTATGTTGCAG GATTCATTGGGTCAGCAAGACTCGTGGAGGGAACTTTTTGATGTTGTAATTGCTAAAGCAAACAAGCCAGCGTTTTACAAATCTGACCATCCATTTCG CTGCTATGATGTGGAGAAGGACACATTGGCTTTTACGAAAGTTGATGCTTTCTTTCCCGGTAAAATTTACTACCATGGATGCCTTAAAACATTCTTGCAGATTACAAAGTGGAAAGGTCCAGAG GTGATATATTTTGGGGATCACCTCTTTAGTGATCTCAGAGGGCCTTCAAAAGCAGGATGGCGGACTGCTGCCATCATCCATGAATTGAAG AATGAGATCATGATTCAGAATGACAATACTTACAGATTTGAACAG GCGAAGTTTCACATAATACAAGAACTTCTTGGTAGGCTTCATGCTACAGTAACTAATAGAGATACAAGTGAAACATACAAGTCTCTCCTTAGGGAGCTTAATGAAGAGAGACAAAAGACTCGCTACAAGATGAAGGGAATGTTCAACAAATCATTTGGTGCTACATTCCTCACTGACACTGGTCAGGAGTCTGCTTTTGCTTACCACATTCATCAATACGCAGATATATATACAAGCAAGCCTGAGAACTTTTTGTACTATCCGCCCGAGGCTTGGCTTCACGTGCCCTTTGATATAAAAATCATGCCGCACCATCTAAAg GTTCCATCAAATTTGTTCAGGAATTGA
- the LOC107814084 gene encoding uncharacterized protein LOC107814084 isoform X1, with protein sequence MACLRRLRSSLLRTSFSHYGCKEVFLGIAGVGGGSYRQYSNLASSEHKILKLEDQENLLVNANDPLSEEEIVKIREEYNAAKERFLKIPDALKQMPKMNPKGVYVNKNVRLDSIEVYGFDYDYTLAHYSSNLQSLIYDLAKQHLVSEFKYPDTCLEFKYDPSFPIRGLYYDKSKGCLMKLDFFGSIELDGCYYGRRKLSREEIDEMYGTRHIGRDQARELVCLMDFFCFSEACLIADIVQHFVDAKLEFDARYVYEDVNRAIQYVHNSGLVHRGILADPPRYLVKNDQLLRFLRMLKDKGKKLFLLTNSPFYFVDGGMRFMLQDSLGQQDSWRELFDVVIAKANKPAFYKSDHPFRCYDVEKDTLAFTKVDAFFPGKIYYHGCLKTFLQITKWKGPEVIYFGDHLFSDLRGPSKAGWRTAAIIHELKNEIMIQNDNTYRFEQAKFHIIQELLGRLHATVTNRDTSETYKSLLRELNEERQKTRYKMKGMFNKSFGATFLTDTGQESAFAYHIHQYADIYTSKPENFLYYPPEAWLHVPFDIKIMPHHLKVPSNLFRN encoded by the exons ATGGCATGCCTTCGCAGGCTCCGTTCTTCCCTTCTT AGGACAAGTTTTTCTCATTATGGATGTAAAGAAG TTTTTCTTGGAATTGCAGGGGTTGGAGGAGGCAGTTATCGTCAATATAGTAATTTGGCTTCTTCAGAGCATAAAATATTGAAGTTGGAGGACCAAGAAAACTTGTTAGTAAATGCCAACGATCCACTTTCCGAGGAAGAAATTGTGAAAATTAGGGAAGAATATAATGCCGCGAAGGAGAGGTTTCTAAAGATTCCTGATGCGCTGAAACAAATGCCCAAAATGAATCCTAAAG GTGTATACGTCAATAAGAACGTGCGGTTGGATAGCATAGAAGTCTATGGATTCGACTATGATTACACGTTGGCGCATTATTCCTCCAATTTACAGAGCTTGATTTATGATCTTGCAAAACAACATCTAGTTAGTGAG TTCAAATATCCCGATACTTGCTTGGAATTCAAGTATGATCCTAGTTTTCCCATCAGAGGGTTATACTATGACAAATCGAAGGGGTGTCTTATGAAGTTGGACTTTTTTGGGTCAATTGAGCTTGATGGATGCTACTATGGCAGGCGCAAG CTCAGCCGGGAGGAAATAGATGAGATGTATGGTACAAGACATATTGGCCGTGATCAAGCGCGGGAACTAGTTTGTTTGATGGATTTCTTCTGTTTTAGTGAG GCATGCCTTATTGCTGACATTGTGCAACATTTCGTTGATGCTAAATTGGAATTTGATGCTCGTTATGTATATGAAGATGTGAATCGAGCGATACAGTATGTTCATAATAGCGGGTTAGTTCACAGAGGAATACTTGCTGATCCCCCTAGATACCTTGTAAAGAAT GATCAGCTACTACGCTTTCTAAGGATGCTGAAGgataaaggaaagaaactttTCTTGTTGACCAACTCTCCCTTTTATTTTGTGGATGGAGGGATGCGCTTTATGTTGCAG GATTCATTGGGTCAGCAAGACTCGTGGAGGGAACTTTTTGATGTTGTAATTGCTAAAGCAAACAAGCCAGCGTTTTACAAATCTGACCATCCATTTCG CTGCTATGATGTGGAGAAGGACACATTGGCTTTTACGAAAGTTGATGCTTTCTTTCCCGGTAAAATTTACTACCATGGATGCCTTAAAACATTCTTGCAGATTACAAAGTGGAAAGGTCCAGAG GTGATATATTTTGGGGATCACCTCTTTAGTGATCTCAGAGGGCCTTCAAAAGCAGGATGGCGGACTGCTGCCATCATCCATGAATTGAAG AATGAGATCATGATTCAGAATGACAATACTTACAGATTTGAACAG GCGAAGTTTCACATAATACAAGAACTTCTTGGTAGGCTTCATGCTACAGTAACTAATAGAGATACAAGTGAAACATACAAGTCTCTCCTTAGGGAGCTTAATGAAGAGAGACAAAAGACTCGCTACAAGATGAAGGGAATGTTCAACAAATCATTTGGTGCTACATTCCTCACTGACACTGGTCAGGAGTCTGCTTTTGCTTACCACATTCATCAATACGCAGATATATATACAAGCAAGCCTGAGAACTTTTTGTACTATCCGCCCGAGGCTTGGCTTCACGTGCCCTTTGATATAAAAATCATGCCGCACCATCTAAAg GTTCCATCAAATTTGTTCAGGAATTGA
- the LOC107814084 gene encoding uncharacterized protein LOC107814084 isoform X3, which yields MPKMNPKGVYVNKNVRLDSIEVYGFDYDYTLAHYSSNLQSLIYDLAKQHLVSEFKYPDTCLEFKYDPSFPIRGLYYDKSKGCLMKLDFFGSIELDGCYYGRRKLSREEIDEMYGTRHIGRDQARELVCLMDFFCFSEACLIADIVQHFVDAKLEFDARYVYEDVNRAIQYVHNSGLVHRGILADPPRYLVKNDQLLRFLRMLKDKGKKLFLLTNSPFYFVDGGMRFMLQDSLGQQDSWRELFDVVIAKANKPAFYKSDHPFRCYDVEKDTLAFTKVDAFFPGKIYYHGCLKTFLQITKWKGPEVIYFGDHLFSDLRGPSKAGWRTAAIIHELKNEIMIQNDNTYRFEQAKFHIIQELLGRLHATVTNRDTSETYKSLLRELNEERQKTRYKMKGMFNKSFGATFLTDTGQESAFAYHIHQYADIYTSKPENFLYYPPEAWLHVPFDIKIMPHHLKVPSNLFRN from the exons ATGCCCAAAATGAATCCTAAAG GTGTATACGTCAATAAGAACGTGCGGTTGGATAGCATAGAAGTCTATGGATTCGACTATGATTACACGTTGGCGCATTATTCCTCCAATTTACAGAGCTTGATTTATGATCTTGCAAAACAACATCTAGTTAGTGAG TTCAAATATCCCGATACTTGCTTGGAATTCAAGTATGATCCTAGTTTTCCCATCAGAGGGTTATACTATGACAAATCGAAGGGGTGTCTTATGAAGTTGGACTTTTTTGGGTCAATTGAGCTTGATGGATGCTACTATGGCAGGCGCAAG CTCAGCCGGGAGGAAATAGATGAGATGTATGGTACAAGACATATTGGCCGTGATCAAGCGCGGGAACTAGTTTGTTTGATGGATTTCTTCTGTTTTAGTGAG GCATGCCTTATTGCTGACATTGTGCAACATTTCGTTGATGCTAAATTGGAATTTGATGCTCGTTATGTATATGAAGATGTGAATCGAGCGATACAGTATGTTCATAATAGCGGGTTAGTTCACAGAGGAATACTTGCTGATCCCCCTAGATACCTTGTAAAGAAT GATCAGCTACTACGCTTTCTAAGGATGCTGAAGgataaaggaaagaaactttTCTTGTTGACCAACTCTCCCTTTTATTTTGTGGATGGAGGGATGCGCTTTATGTTGCAG GATTCATTGGGTCAGCAAGACTCGTGGAGGGAACTTTTTGATGTTGTAATTGCTAAAGCAAACAAGCCAGCGTTTTACAAATCTGACCATCCATTTCG CTGCTATGATGTGGAGAAGGACACATTGGCTTTTACGAAAGTTGATGCTTTCTTTCCCGGTAAAATTTACTACCATGGATGCCTTAAAACATTCTTGCAGATTACAAAGTGGAAAGGTCCAGAG GTGATATATTTTGGGGATCACCTCTTTAGTGATCTCAGAGGGCCTTCAAAAGCAGGATGGCGGACTGCTGCCATCATCCATGAATTGAAG AATGAGATCATGATTCAGAATGACAATACTTACAGATTTGAACAG GCGAAGTTTCACATAATACAAGAACTTCTTGGTAGGCTTCATGCTACAGTAACTAATAGAGATACAAGTGAAACATACAAGTCTCTCCTTAGGGAGCTTAATGAAGAGAGACAAAAGACTCGCTACAAGATGAAGGGAATGTTCAACAAATCATTTGGTGCTACATTCCTCACTGACACTGGTCAGGAGTCTGCTTTTGCTTACCACATTCATCAATACGCAGATATATATACAAGCAAGCCTGAGAACTTTTTGTACTATCCGCCCGAGGCTTGGCTTCACGTGCCCTTTGATATAAAAATCATGCCGCACCATCTAAAg GTTCCATCAAATTTGTTCAGGAATTGA